In the Desulfitobacterium hafniense DCB-2 genome, GGATCAAAAGAAATGAAGCCAATCCTTATATCAAAACAGCTTCCTTGGCGGATGTGTTCAAAGCTTATGCTAATTTGGATAAGAAATGCGCTTTGTTTAAACATGCTTTGCCCCAGGATGAAAAGCTGCATTTATTTTCCCGACAGGTAGATTTCGTCAACATGATCGATGCTTTGTGGCAAGAAACAGCTGAGATACCGGAGAGTGTTATAGATACTGAATCAAACCTGAAACCAGTTGTGCTCAGAAAAATACTCTTTCGCTTAGGGTTCCCCTACGATTGTTTTGCAGGTTATGAAGGAAAGATCAATTTTTTGCTGGAAAAAAGGAATAGTATTGCCCATGGCTCGGGAAAAGAAGGATTAGAGGAAAAAGAATACTCTGAAGTTGAAACGGCTAGTTTTGCGGTAATGGAAAAAATTCTAAAATTAGTCATTGAGGCGTTAGAAAACAAAACATATCTTAGTGTTGTTTAGAGTAATATGCTTATTTTAAGCGATTTTTTTATATGGGGAGGGAGAGCAGTGGATCTTGCCCAAAAATCTTTGCTTAATATAATCCAAGGCCTACGCGGTTGGAGTAGAGATTGGAAAAGGATTCCCAAAGAGATGTATTTAGGTCACTTACAATTCAGCCA is a window encoding:
- a CDS encoding MAE_28990/MAE_18760 family HEPN-like nuclease is translated as MEEELTWRQNEIRFLRNQLSYISADQDKKRYRKSLVVMLYAHFEGFCKTVLLIYVDAINHLRIKRNEANPYIKTASLADVFKAYANLDKKCALFKHALPQDEKLHLFSRQVDFVNMIDALWQETAEIPESVIDTESNLKPVVLRKILFRLGFPYDCFAGYEGKINFLLEKRNSIAHGSGKEGLEEKEYSEVETASFAVMEKILKLVIEALENKTYLSVV